One genomic segment of Xylanibacillus composti includes these proteins:
- a CDS encoding C40 family peptidase, whose product MPLSSSLFKRVLLSTGLSLSLLSASLAIPAEPAAAASYSQSVKAQHIISTGSAYMGTPYKFGARSGVTYQFDCSSFVQYIFKANGISLPRTSRSQAHSGYWVARGNLQPGDLVFFKVPVSHVAVYIGNGKILHTYGKPGVTISNLNSGYWNRHYNTARRVI is encoded by the coding sequence ATGCCATTGTCATCATCTCTGTTCAAGCGTGTCTTGCTGTCTACCGGCCTCAGCCTATCTCTGCTGTCGGCTTCGCTCGCCATCCCGGCCGAGCCTGCTGCAGCCGCTTCCTATTCCCAATCCGTTAAAGCGCAGCATATCATTTCCACCGGCTCCGCCTATATGGGAACGCCTTATAAGTTCGGAGCTAGATCCGGTGTAACGTACCAATTTGACTGCTCGTCCTTTGTCCAGTATATCTTCAAGGCGAACGGCATTTCCTTGCCGCGCACTTCCCGCAGTCAAGCTCATTCCGGCTATTGGGTGGCCAGAGGCAACCTGCAGCCCGGCGATCTGGTCTTTTTCAAAGTTCCGGTATCCCATGTAGCCGTCTATATCGGAAACGGGAAGATCTTGCATACTTACGGTAAGCCCGGTGTCACCATTTCCAACCTGAACAGCGGATACTGGAATCGCCATTACAATACAGCCCGGCGCGTCATCTAA
- a CDS encoding molybdopterin molybdotransferase MoeA — MKFNRRAVSVEEAQRRVLSCASELDTEQVALEEAWGRWLAADIQADHPVPHFPRSGMDGYALRALDTAGASPASMAELEVLETIACGQLPTRKLGKGQASRIMTGACVPEGADAVVMLEQTNRRDSGPASAGDKVGVKREVRPGENITPVGYEIEQSETVLRKGERITAGEVAVLATFGHAAVPVYRRPKVAIISTGTELLQVTEAIQPGKIRNSNSHMIAALVREAGAVPVLFPPLPDHAETAIAGMEEAWSQADLMITTGGVSVGDYDILTEWFAAWPHEDNGSAGRRVLFNKVAMRPGSPTTAAVSEGRLLLALSGNPGACFVGYKLFAEPVLRAMQGAAAPVPRTCRAVLDVSFPKPSPFPRYVRACGRIEGGQLRVAPAGPDKSSMLKTVKDGTGLILIPAGGSGAVEGQLVDYIDFAMQR; from the coding sequence ATGAAATTCAATCGCAGAGCAGTGTCTGTAGAAGAGGCTCAGAGGCGCGTGCTCTCCTGCGCTTCAGAGCTGGATACCGAGCAAGTCGCCTTGGAAGAGGCGTGGGGAAGATGGCTGGCCGCGGATATCCAGGCGGATCATCCTGTTCCGCATTTCCCCCGATCCGGCATGGATGGCTACGCGCTTCGCGCCTTGGATACGGCTGGGGCTTCCCCTGCCTCGATGGCGGAGCTGGAAGTGCTGGAGACCATTGCATGCGGGCAACTGCCAACCCGAAAGCTGGGCAAGGGACAAGCGTCGAGGATCATGACCGGCGCTTGCGTGCCGGAGGGAGCGGATGCGGTCGTTATGCTGGAGCAGACGAACCGGCGCGACAGCGGTCCGGCTTCGGCAGGCGACAAGGTCGGCGTGAAGAGGGAAGTGCGGCCGGGCGAGAATATCACGCCTGTCGGTTACGAGATTGAGCAGTCCGAGACCGTCCTGCGCAAGGGGGAACGCATAACGGCAGGCGAGGTTGCTGTGCTGGCCACATTCGGCCATGCCGCTGTGCCTGTATACCGCCGTCCGAAGGTGGCGATCATCTCCACCGGCACGGAATTGCTGCAGGTGACCGAGGCCATACAGCCAGGCAAGATCCGCAACAGCAACAGCCATATGATTGCGGCGCTTGTGCGTGAGGCCGGAGCGGTTCCCGTCCTCTTCCCTCCTTTGCCCGATCATGCAGAAACGGCGATAGCCGGCATGGAAGAGGCATGGAGTCAGGCAGATCTGATGATTACCACGGGCGGCGTGTCGGTAGGGGATTATGACATATTGACAGAGTGGTTTGCCGCATGGCCGCATGAGGATAACGGTTCGGCAGGACGTCGTGTGCTGTTCAACAAGGTTGCGATGCGGCCCGGCAGTCCGACTACCGCCGCAGTAAGCGAAGGGAGGCTGCTCCTGGCCTTGTCAGGCAATCCCGGCGCTTGCTTCGTCGGCTACAAGCTGTTCGCCGAGCCAGTCCTGCGCGCCATGCAAGGAGCGGCAGCGCCAGTCCCGCGCACGTGCCGGGCTGTGCTGGATGTGTCCTTCCCGAAGCCGTCGCCGTTCCCGCGTTATGTGCGGGCCTGCGGCCGCATAGAGGGAGGGCAGCTGCGGGTTGCGCCGGCTGGGCCTGACAAATCAAGCATGCTGAAGACCGTGAAGGACGGAACGGGGCTGATCCTGATTCCCGCTGGCGGGAGCGGCGCTGTTGAAGGCCAGTTGGTCGACTATATTGATTTTGCCATGCAGAGGTAA
- a CDS encoding response regulator transcription factor: MDAHILIIEDEEQIARVLMLELEHEGYQATLAADGRSGLELALSGRQWDLILLDIMLPELSGIEVLRRIRQAGLRVPVILLTARDSVPDIVNGLDRGANDYVTKPFAIEVLLARIRNLIQAFREQADSSVVLQVADLVVDLAQRRVERDSTPIALTPKEFELLLHLLRHEDEPQSREQIIQDVWGYDYVGDTNIVDVYIRYLRQKLDRHFHPKLIHTCRGVGYMLSTRAEGP, from the coding sequence ATGGACGCACACATCTTGATTATCGAAGACGAAGAACAAATAGCCAGGGTGCTCATGCTGGAGCTGGAGCACGAAGGGTATCAAGCCACACTGGCGGCGGACGGACGCAGCGGCCTGGAGCTTGCGCTTTCCGGGCGGCAATGGGATCTCATCCTGCTCGATATTATGCTGCCCGAGCTTAGCGGAATCGAGGTGCTGCGCCGGATTCGCCAGGCCGGCTTGCGTGTGCCTGTCATTTTGCTCACTGCCCGCGATTCCGTCCCGGATATTGTCAACGGCCTGGATCGGGGAGCCAATGATTACGTCACCAAGCCCTTCGCCATTGAAGTGCTGCTGGCGCGGATTCGCAACCTCATTCAAGCGTTTCGGGAACAAGCTGATTCTTCTGTTGTGCTGCAGGTCGCCGATTTGGTTGTGGATCTGGCTCAGCGACGTGTAGAGCGAGACAGCACGCCAATCGCGCTGACGCCCAAGGAATTCGAGCTGCTGCTGCACCTGCTGAGGCATGAAGACGAGCCGCAGTCCCGGGAACAAATCATCCAGGACGTCTGGGGCTATGACTACGTAGGCGACACCAACATAGTCGATGTATATATCCGCTACCTCCGCCAGAAGCTTGACCGGCACTTTCATCCCAAGTTGATACATACTTGCAGAGGCGTAGGCTATATGCTGTCGACGCGAGCCGAAGGCCCATGA
- the moaA gene encoding GTP 3',8-cyclase MoaA: MARQLIDRFGRVHDYLRISVTDRCNLRCVYCMPAEGMEFEPDSNILTYEEIAEVVRVLARMGVRKLRLTGGEPMVRKELEKLVEMLAAIPGIEDIALTTNGIFFAAKADRLKAAGLTRINISLDSLKPDRFAAITRGGDVHRVLQALDASFRIGLSPIKLNVVLMKGVNDDEIDDFLQMSIDKPVQVRFIEYMPIGHSDDGWKGKYLPLSTVLERCKERGWEIEQNGQVYGNGPSQDYRIAGSRGGFGLIHPVSDHFCQTCNRLRLTADGNIKPCLYWNDEFNVRRYIGNDEALEELFLKALDIKPENHEMANALNGEAQSHLPTVRRMSQIGG, translated from the coding sequence ATGGCCAGACAATTGATCGACCGTTTCGGTCGCGTGCATGACTACTTGCGGATATCGGTAACGGATCGCTGCAACCTGAGATGCGTATATTGCATGCCGGCCGAGGGCATGGAGTTCGAGCCGGATTCCAATATTTTGACGTATGAGGAAATTGCCGAGGTTGTGCGCGTGCTTGCGCGGATGGGCGTACGCAAGCTGCGCCTGACCGGAGGCGAGCCGATGGTGCGCAAGGAACTGGAAAAGCTGGTCGAGATGCTTGCCGCCATACCGGGAATTGAGGATATCGCATTGACCACGAACGGCATTTTCTTCGCCGCCAAGGCAGATAGGCTGAAAGCAGCGGGACTGACGCGGATCAACATAAGCCTGGATTCCTTGAAGCCGGACCGTTTTGCAGCCATAACCAGAGGCGGAGATGTTCACCGTGTGCTGCAGGCTTTGGACGCGAGCTTTCGCATCGGCCTGTCGCCCATCAAGCTGAATGTCGTGCTGATGAAAGGTGTGAACGACGACGAAATCGACGATTTCTTGCAGATGTCTATCGACAAGCCGGTCCAAGTTCGGTTCATTGAATATATGCCGATCGGTCACAGTGATGACGGGTGGAAGGGGAAATACTTGCCCCTGTCTACGGTGCTGGAACGCTGCAAGGAACGCGGTTGGGAAATAGAGCAGAATGGCCAGGTATACGGCAACGGACCTTCGCAAGATTACCGGATTGCCGGAAGCCGGGGCGGATTTGGGTTAATCCATCCGGTGAGCGACCATTTCTGCCAGACGTGCAATCGGCTTCGCTTGACGGCTGACGGCAATATCAAGCCCTGCCTGTATTGGAATGATGAGTTTAACGTGCGCCGCTACATCGGGAACGATGAGGCGCTTGAAGAGCTGTTCCTTAAGGCGCTGGACATCAAGCCGGAAAATCACGAAATGGCCAATGCCTTGAATGGCGAGGCCCAGTCGCATTTGCCGACCGTCCGGAGAATGTCCCAAATTGGCGGCTAG
- the mobB gene encoding molybdopterin-guanine dinucleotide biosynthesis protein B yields the protein MSRPLIIQVVGYKHTGKTTMICKLIEQLRSKALRVATVKHDAHDFDIDREGTDTWRHGQAGASAVAIASPYRTAVMRSEAQPLQRGSIGEREQLERLLSLLGDVDVIVIEGYKAAGYPKILLIREPEHWRLLHELTSVCAVVYWPEAEPPPSVTGNVQPSLLLVPLADAHGSSLNRLLASVQANASKELQGNEGEA from the coding sequence GTGTCCAGACCGTTGATCATCCAAGTAGTCGGTTACAAGCATACGGGAAAAACAACGATGATTTGCAAGCTAATCGAACAGCTGCGTTCAAAAGCCCTGCGGGTTGCGACCGTTAAGCACGATGCGCATGATTTCGATATTGACCGGGAAGGAACGGATACATGGCGCCATGGACAGGCGGGGGCTTCGGCGGTGGCCATAGCCTCTCCTTATCGCACGGCTGTCATGCGCAGCGAAGCGCAGCCGCTCCAACGCGGTTCTATTGGCGAGCGGGAACAGCTCGAGCGTCTGCTCTCGCTGCTGGGAGATGTGGATGTCATTGTGATAGAGGGCTATAAAGCTGCTGGCTATCCGAAAATTCTGCTTATCCGGGAACCGGAGCATTGGCGCTTGCTGCATGAATTGACGTCTGTCTGTGCGGTCGTGTATTGGCCGGAGGCGGAGCCGCCTCCATCGGTCACGGGCAACGTCCAGCCCTCCTTGCTGCTTGTCCCTCTTGCCGACGCGCACGGTTCATCCTTGAATCGGCTGTTGGCGTCAGTCCAGGCGAACGCGAGCAAGGAACTGCAAGGAAACGAGGGGGAGGCATGA
- a CDS encoding sensor histidine kinase, which produces MKLKTRLVLFSLIWMVGMIALFNLFVYFYFVRINVRSETELLWNRAQIVLRNPMVKDPANWDDPRLIEEALSSDSIVRIIGSDGRLRLQIQRDGELLAQHPVKYRTTYHTHISRDNGIRQLFIQVPIRQEGVQVGVLELGKRMRVLENYLSGLITALLLTTISAGIFAVFGSFLYSLLIFKPVGQLLSTMRHIQQSGSFERLGGSFATRKDEFGQLGRAFNQMIDRLEENDRKQRQFVADASHEWRTPLTVIESYAQLLERWGHEKEEIRKEAVQAILSETRRLRSLNQSLMKLAALDESAQIFRSIPLLPLAESVRQTLSRAFNREITLDWSSDRTTASGSGSKPAKSALPGIKRLHRGKQPSASGVRNEEPSESMNGPRVRGDEELLKQLLVILLDNAVKYSSAPVHIRLVEHDHHVVVCVEDKGIGIPEDELPHIFERFYRVEPSRNRATGGAGLGLAIAMQIIRLHGGDIDIKSRAAADRCPDARSGTRVCVTLPRG; this is translated from the coding sequence ATGAAATTGAAGACGCGTCTTGTGCTGTTCTCGCTTATTTGGATGGTTGGCATGATCGCCTTGTTCAACCTGTTCGTCTACTTTTATTTTGTGCGCATCAATGTCCGAAGCGAGACCGAGCTGCTCTGGAACCGCGCCCAGATCGTGCTGCGCAACCCTATGGTCAAGGACCCGGCCAATTGGGACGATCCCCGGTTGATCGAAGAAGCGCTGTCGTCCGATTCGATCGTCCGCATTATCGGATCGGATGGACGGTTGCGGCTTCAGATTCAGCGGGATGGGGAACTGCTTGCCCAGCATCCTGTGAAATATCGAACGACCTACCACACGCACATCTCCCGGGACAACGGCATTCGCCAACTGTTCATTCAGGTTCCGATTCGCCAGGAAGGGGTTCAAGTCGGCGTGTTGGAGCTCGGCAAACGCATGAGGGTGCTGGAAAACTACCTAAGCGGCTTGATTACCGCGCTATTGCTGACCACGATCAGCGCGGGCATCTTCGCAGTGTTCGGCAGTTTCCTCTACAGTCTGCTCATTTTCAAACCTGTCGGCCAGCTGCTCTCCACGATGCGGCATATACAGCAGAGCGGCTCGTTCGAGCGGCTTGGCGGCTCGTTTGCAACCCGCAAGGATGAATTCGGCCAATTGGGCAGAGCTTTCAATCAGATGATCGACCGTCTGGAAGAGAATGACCGGAAGCAGAGGCAGTTCGTCGCAGACGCTTCCCACGAGTGGCGAACGCCGCTCACTGTCATTGAAAGCTATGCGCAGCTTTTGGAGCGATGGGGACATGAGAAGGAAGAGATTCGAAAAGAGGCTGTTCAAGCGATCCTGAGCGAAACGAGACGTCTGCGTTCCTTGAATCAGTCGCTCATGAAACTGGCGGCTTTGGACGAATCGGCTCAGATATTCCGCAGCATTCCGCTGCTGCCTCTGGCGGAATCAGTCCGCCAGACGCTGAGCCGCGCCTTCAACAGGGAGATAACCCTGGACTGGTCAAGCGACCGGACCACGGCGTCCGGAAGCGGGAGCAAGCCGGCTAAATCCGCTCTTCCCGGCATCAAGCGGTTGCACCGCGGAAAGCAGCCATCCGCATCAGGCGTGCGGAACGAGGAGCCTTCCGAATCCATGAATGGGCCCCGTGTAAGAGGGGACGAGGAACTGCTGAAGCAGCTGCTCGTGATCTTGCTGGACAATGCAGTGAAATACAGCAGCGCTCCCGTGCATATCCGGCTAGTCGAGCATGATCATCATGTGGTGGTCTGCGTGGAGGACAAGGGCATCGGCATTCCTGAGGACGAGCTGCCCCATATTTTCGAACGGTTTTACCGCGTGGAGCCATCCCGCAATCGCGCAACGGGCGGGGCGGGGCTAGGGCTGGCCATTGCTATGCAAATCATCCGCCTCCATGGCGGAGACATTGATATAAAAAGCCGCGCTGCAGCCGACCGCTGCCCCGATGCCCGTAGCGGCACCCGCGTCTGCGTCACGCTGCCGCGCGGTTAA
- a CDS encoding DnaJ family domain-containing protein, with protein sequence MGWMDAIVEEKIREAMEKGDFDQLPGSGKPLPPDDAAGVPPELRLGFKLLKNAGMLPEEMQLRKELITLEELLACCKDESERSKLRDELSVKRLRYEALMGRRGWQSSEVYAQYGPKMREKLTASDE encoded by the coding sequence ATGGGGTGGATGGACGCGATCGTGGAGGAGAAAATTCGCGAAGCGATGGAAAAAGGGGACTTCGACCAATTGCCGGGTTCGGGCAAACCGCTTCCCCCTGACGATGCTGCTGGCGTTCCGCCAGAGCTCCGGCTCGGCTTCAAGCTTCTCAAGAATGCGGGTATGCTTCCAGAGGAGATGCAGCTGCGTAAGGAGCTGATAACGCTGGAGGAGCTGCTCGCCTGCTGCAAGGATGAATCGGAGCGCAGTAAGCTTCGCGATGAGCTGTCCGTGAAGCGGCTGCGTTATGAAGCGCTCATGGGGAGGAGAGGCTGGCAGAGCTCCGAGGTGTATGCCCAGTACGGCCCAAAAATGCGGGAGAAGCTAACCGCATCAGACGAGTGA
- the mobA gene encoding molybdenum cofactor guanylyltransferase produces the protein MRNADLTRGGASADRAMNPRRAAGWQGEAPKPAARCGLILAGGRNTRMGGKLKPALTFSGETVLERIVGAMAELCGHIYVAVAADTPVSQLQIEEIEQRIGVPLIVRTDRLADIGPLGGIVSALHEGRQEPAEAVWVSAGDMPFVSAAAAARMLADLRGETEAVVPDVEGRRQPLQAVYRTRALCEAAKVCIARGDRSMARLLAQLRVTYLNDAAWDAAGIAKRFVRNVNTPEEYERALEEERREAEGFASEEEQRKGAE, from the coding sequence GAATGCCGATTTGACGCGAGGAGGAGCGAGCGCCGATCGCGCCATGAATCCGCGCCGCGCAGCAGGCTGGCAGGGGGAAGCGCCGAAGCCTGCTGCACGCTGCGGACTCATTCTGGCAGGCGGCCGCAATACGAGGATGGGCGGCAAGCTGAAGCCGGCGCTGACGTTCTCGGGAGAGACAGTGCTGGAGCGTATTGTCGGGGCGATGGCCGAACTATGCGGACATATTTATGTAGCAGTTGCGGCCGACACGCCCGTCTCGCAGCTGCAAATAGAGGAAATCGAGCAGCGCATTGGCGTTCCCCTGATTGTCCGGACAGATCGGCTTGCAGACATAGGCCCGCTTGGCGGCATTGTGAGCGCCCTTCACGAGGGGAGGCAGGAGCCTGCTGAAGCGGTATGGGTATCGGCGGGCGACATGCCGTTTGTCTCAGCGGCTGCGGCAGCACGGATGCTCGCCGATCTGCGCGGCGAGACTGAGGCGGTGGTGCCGGACGTTGAAGGAAGACGCCAACCGCTGCAGGCGGTCTATCGCACCAGGGCGCTCTGCGAAGCCGCGAAGGTTTGTATAGCCCGCGGCGACCGGAGCATGGCGCGGCTGCTCGCGCAGCTCCGCGTCACCTATTTGAACGATGCGGCGTGGGATGCGGCGGGAATTGCGAAACGGTTCGTGCGCAATGTGAACACGCCGGAGGAGTACGAACGTGCATTAGAAGAAGAAAGACGGGAAGCGGAAGGCTTCGCAAGCGAAGAGGAACAAAGGAAAGGGGCTGAATAG